The following are encoded together in the Corticium candelabrum chromosome 1, ooCorCand1.1, whole genome shotgun sequence genome:
- the LOC134198108 gene encoding hemicentin-2-like has product MGEISEHRCTVSRKDRFLLYASCTATLILVGATFCLFALHQIRIDQLEARINDMQDKRAKINSVGKNADGHAIDVRHRYAREALSGKVDNKGNTDMDKLLEEMINMQLRSLRAHCTANEKICIQGPKGSVGAKGDNGKRGPQGQRGKSGLVGLQGEKGEKGDVGPRGTSIDPPVITRSPVSVTVLQNGLAVFECEARGTPNPTISWRRLDNSLLPKLRASVLLTKYLKIVNIQPEDAGSYVCEAKNVFGLEQAYATLAVQAPPSFVKVSSDVVSVFPGDDVKLDCSTSGYPIPTITWSRVDDLPKSSKIEKNGTLILRNVTQSDVGQYICTAQNDIGNKTHSVILRMDVENFPTLPGEAVVNTDALLKCRLCSIRGYSVTWEKISGSLPAGRTTQNGCTLIIKNTTLDDSGRYACIATKQTGEKLRHEVPFTVIAPPRITSRISPIVAVRSQGELELRCAAVGPPVPEVYWTRGSQRLTSTKEGILQIRNMDESSVGSYRCNAVNRLGKGLIETKIVISQLQFVERPPYNVTFNSTSETIAINCTATAALGLPVNTHWSIKRYDKKQFGCNEESDGRKSISVFSNGTLVIPNADRCDIGVYNCSAQHDGETISTSARIVSLYRDTSWMLTSDSCGGFKQSTYDRSVRYAVSLSNVWDKSKIYDCPVGYHWASTDEGRKIFKNNGNRSGVYVYYSKCNWSRYVWGGKTRYYFRFRDSASTNAYKHAGNFDEYKVEYSSSTSLFAGIVCIKD; this is encoded by the exons ATGGGAGAGATCAGTGAGCACCGGTGCACTGTCTCTCGAAAGGATCGTTTCCTTTTGTACGCCTCCTGTACGGCAACGTTGATACTGGTTGGGGCAActttctgcttgtttgctctacatcaaatcagaATTGACCAACTCGAGGCTCGTATTAACGACATGCAAGATAAACGAGCAAAGATCAACTCTGTAGGAAAGAATGCAGACGGTCACGCCATCGACGTGCGACATCGGTACGCTAGAGAAGCTCTCAGTGGCAAAGTCGACAATAAGGGAAACACTGACATGGACAAACTTTTGGAAGAGATGATCAACATGCAG CTGCGATCACTGCGAGCTCACTGTACAGCAAACGAAAAAATCTGCATTCAAG GTCCCAAAGGAAGCGTGGGAGCAAAAGGTGACAATGGTAAACGGGGGCCTCAAG gCCAAAGGGGTAAATCGGGACTGGTTGGACTGCAAGGCGAAAAAGGCGAAAAAGGTGACGTGGGACCGCGTGGAACAAGCATTG ACCCTCCTGTCATCACTCGTTCCCCAGTCAGTGTGACCGTATTACAAAATGGATTAGCTGTCTTCGAATGTGAGGCGCGTGGAACACCAAATCCTACAATCAGTTGGAGAAGACTGGATAACTCGCTGCTTCCGAAATTGCGAGCATCTGTATTGCTTaccaaatatttaaaaattgttAATATCCAACCAGAAGATGCAGGATCATATGTATGTGAAGCTAAAAACGTGTTTGGGTTAGAGCAAGCGTACGCCACTCTTGCCGTTCAAG CTCCTCCATCTTTTGTTAAAGTGTCTTCTGACGTTGTGTCCGTGTTTCCCGGAGACGATGTCAAGTTGGACTGCTCGACGTCAGGATATCCCATTCCAACGATTACTTGGTCTCGAGTAGATGATTTGCCAAAGTCCAGCAAAATAGAGAAGAACGGAACTCTCATTCTTCGTAACGTGACGCAATCGGATGTAGGTCAATACATCTGTACAGCACAAAACGATATTGGAAACAAGACTCACTCTGTTATTCTCAGAATGGATGTAGAAA ACTTTCCTACTCTTCCTGGAGAAGCTGTTGTTAATACGGACGCTCTACTCAAGTGTCGACTTTGTTCTATCCGTGGGTATTCGGTCACGTGGGAAAAGATTAGCGgcagtcttccagcaggaAGGACGACGCAAAATGGTTGCACTCTCATTATCAAAAACACGACACTGGATGACAGCGGAAGATACGCGTGCATCGCAACCAAACAGACGGGAGAGAAACTGAGACACGAAGTACCGTTTACAGTTATAG CTCCTCCTCGTATCACCAGTCGCATTTCGCCTATTGTTGCTGTTCGATCACAAGGAGAATTAGAATTGCGCTGTGCTGCTGTCGGTCCGCCAGTGCCTGAGGTCTACTGGACTCGAGGCTCACAACGGTTGACAAGCACCAAAGAGGGAATTCTACAAATCAGAAACATGGACGAATCGTCCGTTGGCTCTTATCGCTGCAACGCGGTCAACCGCTTGGGCAAAGGCCTTATAGAAACCAAAATAG TAATATCTCAGTTGCAATTTGTGGAACGTCCACCATACAATGTGACTTTCAACAGTACCTCTGAAACAATAGCCATCAACTGCACAGCTACCGCGGCACTCGGTTTACCCGTCAACACGCATTGGTCAATCAAGCGTTATGACAAGAAACAATTTGGATGCAACGAAGAATCCGATGGACGGAAAAGTATATCTGTGTTCTCGAATGGAACGCTGGTTATTCCTAATGCAGACCGATGCGACATTGGTGTGTACAACTGCAGCGCTCAACATGACGGAGAAACAATAAGCACGTCAGCGCGAATTGTCTCTTTGTATagag ATACGAGTTGGATGTTGACAAGTGACTCATGTGGAGGATTCAAACAATCTACGTACGACAGATCAGTTCGTTACGCAGTTTCATTGTCTAACGTATGGGATAAATCAAAAATATACGATTGTCCTGTTGGATATCACTGGGCATCTACTGATGAAGGAcgaaaaatatttaaaaataacgGTAATAGGTCAGGTGTCTACGTATATTACAGTAAGTGTAACTGGTCCCGTTATGTGTGGGGAGGCAAGACCCGTTATTACTTCAGGTTTCGTGATTCGGCGTCAACCAATGCTTACAAGCATGCTGGTAACTTCGATGAGTATAAAGTTGAGTACAGCAGTTCTACCAGCCTATTCGCCGGTATTGTCTGCATTAAAGACTGA